Within Bacteroidales bacterium, the genomic segment TAAAGCCTATGATTCCGACCCGGTACCTTTTGCTCTTACTCACGACAGGTATAAAGAAGGTACGCTCGATTACCTTTATTTTATTCCGAATGAACAGGTTCCGGGTTATATCGACCTGAAAAAATTATTTGATTTTATTGCAACAGATAATCCTGATGCTAAATTTCAAAGTCAGATTGGCCCTGTTGATTATTTTCCAACTGAGAATTTCCGCATTCCTGTGGATAGTGCAACAGTTGTTAATAACGGAACGGTACCAAAAGATAAAATAGATTCGATAGTTCCTGCAATTGAATGGAAAATAAAAGAGAAAGGGAATTACGGTGTTTATAAAAGTAACTTGATGATTCTTGATTTACTTGCTCATAATGATTGGAAACGACCGGTTTATTTTGTGTCCACTTCAAGTCCTAATACATATTTAGGATTAAATAATTACCTGCAACTTGAAGGGCTTGCATACAGGCTGGTACCGGTAAAATCGAAAAATACAGATGGAGAAATTGGTTTTGTGAACACTTCCATAATGTACGATAACCTGATGAATAAATTTAAGTGGGGAAACTTTAACGATACCAGTTTGTATTTTGATGAAACCGTACTGATCACAGCTAGAAGTTTAAAAACCAGTTTTACCCGTTTAGCTGATGCATTATCTGATGAAGGCAAATACGATTCAGCTGTAAAGGTGCTTGATAAATGTGAAGAAATATTCCCTGAAAAAAATCTTCCGTATGATTATCTGGAATGTTACGTTGCTCAATCATATTATAAAGCCAAAGCATTTGAAAAAGCTAAAAAAATCACTTCTTATATGATTGATCTTTATGAAAAGAATTTAAAATATTATTTCTCTTTTAAAGATTCAAAATTAAAAGCGATTGATATGCATATTCAGCAGGCGTTGTATGTAATGCAGCAACTGGCTTTTACAACTAGCGAATACAAACAGGATAAACTAACTACACGTTCTAAGGATATTTTTGAAAAATACTATAATATTTATAAAAACAAATAATCAGATTTATAACGATACGGAACAGATTTGTAATTTTTTTATTTTGTTCCTATCGGCATAACTCGTACTTATCAAATTTGCTTTTGCATTCTTAATAAGAACGAGTATAATATATAAGAAAGGGCAGCAGTAGTTGCCCTTTCTTATTATTGCCATAATAAGTCAGGGCATTTCATCTAAAATTTATATATTCGCAACTTATAATATTTGCAATTATGAAAAATTATAAATTATTAAACAATACACTTGGATGGGTTGTTTTTATTGTTGCATCCGTTGTGTATATCATGACCTCGGAGCCCACTGCCAGTTTCTGGGATTGCGGTGAATACATATCCACAGCTTTTAAATTAGAAGTAGGTCATCCGCCGGGTGCTCCAACTTTTCAACTCTTTGGTCGTTTTTTCTCATTATTTGCTTTCAATGATTTAACACAAGTTGCACGTATGGTCAATATCATGTCGGCTCTTGTAAGTGCATTTTCTATTCTTTTCCTGTTCTGGTCGATTACACATATTGCAAAAAAAATAGCGACCATCGATGGTGAACTTACTGATGGGAAAATGTGGGCAGTATTAGGAAGTGGCCTTGTTGGTTCGTTAGCTTATACTTTTACTGATTCATTTTGGTTTTCGGCTGTTGAAGGCGAAGTTTATGCTACTTCTTCATTTTTTACTGCCATAGTTTTTTGGTGCATATTAAAATGGGAAGAAAATGCCAATGACAGGTATTCCATGAAATGGATTATACTTATTGCATACCTGGTTGGATTATCAATAGGCGTGCATCTTCTGAACCTTCTTGCTATACCTGCAATTACCTACGTTATCTATTTTAAAAAATACAAACCTTCTGTTAAAGGGTTCGTTTTTGCTACAGGCATAGGTTTGTTAATGCTTGTAATGGTAATGTATGTTATTATTCCCCATGTGGTTGATTTATTTGCAAAAACCGAATTACTTTTTGTGAATACTTTAGGACTTCCTTTTAATTTTGGTTCTCTTTTATTTGGGTTGTTAATCATTGCATTACTTGCCACCGGAATTCTTTATACTACTAAGCAAAATCCGAAAATAAAAACCTACATACTTATATTAGGCTCTATACTCGCTTTGCTTGTATTTGCTGCAAGTTCATCTTTTTTAAGTTTCCTGGGTCGTTTAATTATTCTGGGAGGAATTGTTGCATTCTTCTATTATGTAAGGAATAATAAACCGCTTATCAATACCATTGTTTTAAGTGTTATTTTTTTACTGATAGGTTATTCTACATTTTTCATTTTGGTAATACGTTCAAATGCCAAAACCCCTTTAAACGAAAATGCTCCTAAGAATGCTATTGCATTACTTTCATATTTGAATCGTGAACAATATGGCGACTGGCCTTTATTCTATGGGCAATATTATAATGCACCGTTAAATAATAAGGAACCGTATACCGATGGAAACCCTGTTTATTCAAGGGATGATGCAAAAGGAAAATATGTCATATCTGATGATAAAAAAAGTTCCATTCCGAATTATGATGATAAGTTCTGTACTATTTTCCCACGCATGTGGAAAGAGGAAAAAGAAGATGAATATAAAGAATGGGCAAAAGTGAAAGGAAAAACGGTTTCATATACAAATAACTATGGGGAAACCGAAAGCGCTAAAGTTCCAACATTCGGAGAAAATATTTATTATTTCATGAGGTATCAAATGGGATACATGTACTGGCGGTATTTTATGTGGAATTTTGCAGGAAGGCAAAATGATTTACAGGGATCCGGCGACCCAATTGATGGGAATTGGATAAGCGGAATAAACAGTATTGATAAATCACGAATAGGGCCTGTTGAACTTCTTCCTGAAAATCTTGAAAACAAAGGGAATGCACGTCTTTATTTTCTTCCTTTGATATTAGGACTTATAGGATTGTTCTATGTATTTTCTAAAAATTACAAAGATGGAATTGTAGTTTTAATATTCTTCTTAATGACCGGTTTGGCTATTGTTATTTATCTGAATCAGGGTCCAAGCGAGCCCAGGGAAAGGGATTATGCATATGCCGGTTCATTCTATGCTTTTGCAATTTGGATTGGACTGGGAGTATTGGCAATATACGATACCATTACAAAATATATTAAACCCAATAAAATAATTGCTTTGGCTGTTACCCTTATTTGTTTGTTTGCTGTTCCTTATGTAATGGCAAAAGCAGAATGGAAATTCCATGATCGCTCAAAACGATATACCTGTCTTGACTTTGCGGCAAACTATTTAAATTCATGCGCACCCAATGCTATATTATTTACCAATGGCGATAATGACACTTTCCCTTTGTGGTATGTTCAGGAAGTGGAAGGTATACGTACCGATGTTCGTGTTGTTAATTTAAGTCTTCTGAATACCGACTGGTATATCGATCAGATAAAACGTAAAGCCTATGATTCGGATCCTGCACCTATCTCTATGACCTGGGATCAGTATAAGCAGGGGACACGAGATGTTGTTTACTTTGTTCGCGATACTACTATTTGCAACCCGGGAAAATATTATGAACTGAAAGACCTGCTTGATGTTGTTCTTAGTGATGATCCTAATACAAAGAAAACATTGCAGTCAGGAAAATCAATTGCTTTTTTCCCGACAAATAAATTCAAGCTAACTATTGATAAAGATGCTGTAATAAAAAGCGGTACTGTTTCCAAAGAGCAGACCGATTCTATAGTTGATAAAATAGAATGGGAAGTAAAAGGTGTAGGCGTGCAAAAAAATAATTTGGCGGTACTTGATATTATTGCACATAATAACTGGAAACGCCCGATATATTTTTCTATAACTACAGGAAACGATGCGTACATTAACCTCGAAAAATATTTCCAGCTCGAAGGACTTGCTTATCGGTTAGTTCCTTTGAAAGTAAAAACAGCTAACGGGCAAACCGGAGAAATTAATTCTACGGTTATGTATAATAATATCATGAATAAATTTAAATGGGGAAATATGAATAACCCTGAAGTTTATCTTGATGAAACCAATTTAAGAATGACAATGAATTTCAGAAATAATTTTGCCCGTTTAGCGGAAGTATTAGTGAATGAAGGGAAAAAAGATTCTGCAATTAAAGTTCTGGATAGATGTATGGAAGTTATGCCCGAAACTACAGTACCTTATAATTATTTTATTCTTCCTGTTGCTGAAGCTTATTATAAAGCAGGAGCTAATGAAAAAGCGAATAAAATAATTTCACGGCTTACTGAACTGTACGCTCAGAATCTTGAATATTACTCGGCTTTTAAATCCGGTTTGGCAAAAACGGTTACAGGTAAACTTGAACAATCTCTTGCTGTGATGAATCGCATTTCATATGTTACTAAAAATCACGGACAGGATAGTTTATCGAAAAAAGCTAAAGACTATTTCGATAAATATTATGCAAGTTATACAAGCTCTCCGGCAAATACTAAAGTTCCGGCGAAATAAAATATATTATGTTCCTTGTATCTACACCCTGGCTGGTTCGCAAATGCTTGAATAAAGATTTGTGCTGGGGTGTAGATACAAAACAAAATGAAATATATCTTACTTTCGACGACGGACCAAATCCTCAAACAACAAATTTTATTTTAGAATCACTCGATAAGTATAACGCTAAGGCAACATTTTTTTGTCTCGGAAAAAATATCGAATTGCATCCAGTGCTGTACGATTCTATAATTAAAAATGGGAATACCGTTGGCAATCATACCTACTCGCATTTGAACGGATGGAAAACACATTCACAAAATTATATTTCCGACATTGAAAAAGCTGATGCAATAATTAAATCGCCTTTGTTCCGTCCGCCTTACGGAAGAATAAAACCTTCGCAGATATATCGCCTGAAGAAAAAATATAAAATAATAATGTGGAGTGTTTTATCGGGAGATTTCGATTATAACCTTTCGTCCGAAAAATGTTTTCAAAATTCGGTACGCTTTATTAAACCCGGTTCTATTGTGGTTTTCCACGATTCCATAAAAGCTTCCGAGAAAGTAAAATTTGTATTACCCGAATTTCTGAAAATTATGAGTGATACAGGATTTTCATTTGAAACACTTTAACTTACTCTAAAATTTTATCCACCAGTTCGCTTTCAAAATCGAAGAAAACCTGTTTTAATGCGCTTTCACCGTTAGTTCCGTAATTCACAAAAAATACCATTGTGATGTTTCTTTCGGGAAAATAAAAAAGGTCGGCATTATAGCCAAGGTCGCGACCAGTGTGCCCTATACCATAATTTTGTTTTAAAGTAAATTTTTTAATTATACCGTAACCAGTATAAAAATCGGTGTCTTCCTGTGTAAAATTAAGCATTTGATCAAGCGACGCCTGGCTTAAAATGGTTTTATCAATAAGAACGGCTTTGATAAATTTATGCAAATCGAAAACATTTGAAAAAATTCCGCCATAACCATTACCACTACCGGTTATCAGATTCGATACGTTATTTATTTTTCCGTTGTTATGCAAATCAAAATATCCCTGTGCTGCGGTTGATGGAATTTCTTCTCTTCCCTGATAGTATGTACTTGTCATGCCTAAAGGTTCAAGAACTTTTTCGCGTAAAAGTTTATCATGTTTTTCACCGGTTGCATTTTCAATACACATTGAGAGCAATAATGTGTTAGTGCTTGAGTAGTGTGCAGGATAAGGATTATTCAATTCATAAGGATTAACGCCATACACATATTTCAATAATTCTTCTTGTGTCCAATCTTTGTTTGGATTATTCAAAACGGCAAGATAAAAATCGGAGGAAGTGATAACATCAAAAATTCCTGTTGTATGATTCATTAATTGACGTATCGTTATGCCATCTGCATTTTTTATTTTCTTTAATATACTTGCATCAATATAATTTGAAACGGGGTCATCAATATTTATTTTTCCTTCTTCCTGCAATTTAAAAAATAATGTTGCAACAAGAAACTTTGTGATGCTGGCTGCTTTTGAAATATGACAGGGTGTAAATTTTATATTATTTTCAATATCGGCATAACCACCTGCTCCAACCCAAACACCATTTGAATCTTCTACAAGAACTGATATTCCAGGCAATCCCATTTGAACGTATTTATCAATTACTGCCCTGAACGTCGCATTTTTAGGATGCGATGAGCTGCTGTCTGCATAATTGCAATCGCAATCCGTTGATGAAACAATATTTTCTTTTTTACAAGATGAAATTGCTATGATTAATATTATCGCTGAAATTATTTTGAGTGTTTTCATAATGAAAGTTTTTATTCTTCGTCTATAATCTAAATTCTTAAATCTAAAATATTTTAATTGTCATTTGTCCGCAAGAGCAGAGTCATTAATAGTCATTTAAATTCTGCATTTATTTATTCTTTTTTCTTTGAAGTTAAAGGAATAGATACGCCAAGTGCAAAAGTGTTTACCGGAAGAAAAGGAACATAACCGTTTACAAATGGTCCCTGGACATAAGTTCGGATATTCATTTGCAAACGCATGGAATTTGGATTATCTTTTTTCAAAGCATAATTTCCACCAAGGTCAACAGCAATGAGCATTTGCGGGCGACCTATTAATTTACTTTTCACTTCATAAACTCCTTCATCATTCAATTTTAGTGTGGTCATATTTTCAAAAGAATGAAGATAACCACCGCCTAATCCTGCAAATAAATTCAAACGCTGATTTATTTGATTCAAATAATTAACTGTTGCATACAAACGAATAGCTGTTTGAATAAATCGATGATAATATCCACCAAAATCAGCGCAAAGCCAAAACTGATTTTTTTCTTTTTTATTTATTTTCAGATTATAAAAAAAATCTATTCCCGGATGAAGCTGACTGTAGAAAACCTTAGGGTAACCGGTAACAGGAAACGAGGTAACATTATTGGAAAGTAAAAATCCCGCATTTTTATTTTGTGCTTGCGGACTCATTATTCCTGCAAACATAAATGCTATGAGAAATGTGAAAATACTTTTATTCATGGTTCTGTTTATTATAAAAATGTCAGGCTGAGTTTATCGAAGCCTGACATTTTTTTATTACGATAAATATATTTTTAATTAATTGCTTTCTATAATCTGGAAAAGCTCGTCGAGTTTGGGAGTCAGGATAATTTCGATACGACGGTTTTTAGCTTTTTCTTCTTTTGTAGAATTGGGAGTGATGGGGTCGTATTGACTACGTCCTGCTGCCGTAAGGCGTTTTGGTTCAACACTGCTGTTAGCGGTAATGATTTTTACAATAGCTGTTGCACGCATTACGCTCAAATCCCAATTGTCTTTTAATGCACCTGTCCCGTTGTAAGGAACATTATCGGTATGCCCTTCTATCAATACATTGATATCGGTATTGGTTTCAAGAACCTTTGAAAGTTTTTTAATAGCATCCACTCCTTTTGCATCAACAGTGAAACTGCCCGAAGCAAACAACAAACTTTCTTCAAGCGAAACATAAACTTTTCCGTTTTTCTGGGTAATGGTCAATCCTTTTCCTTCGTAACCGGTAAGTGCGTCAAGAACTTTATTTTTCAAAGCTTTTACCGTAGAATCTTTTTTGTTTAATATGCTTTGCAGTTCAGCAAGTTTAGCTGATTTGGCATCAAGCTCCGATTGTGATTTTTCCAAATCGGTTTTTGATGTTTCGAGTTCTTTACTTAGTGTGTTGAGATTTTTTTCTTTTGCTTCAAGGCTTGCAGCAAGCTTTTTCAAAGCATCTTCTTTTGAAATCAAGCTGTCTTTTGCTGACTGAAGTTCTTTCAGGATTTTTTGTGTTTCAGTAGTTTTTCCTTCATTCAACTCTTTTAAGTTTGCCATAAGTTCCTGGTAGGTTTTATTCAACTGGTCATAGTTGGTGGTCATTGTTTTTAGAGAAGTTCCGCGAACAGTTGAATCCAGCTCAAGACCTGAAATCCTTTTTTTAAGAATTTCAACTGCAGCTCCCAATTCTGTTGTTTTTGTTGTTAGCGCTTCGTTTTCAGTTTTATAATTTGTGTTTTCCTTTTCGCAAGCTTCTTTCTTTTTTTTCATTTCTTCCAACTGACGTGCAGGGACACAGGAAAAAAGAAAAGCACTGCAAACAGCAACGTAAAGAACAGGTTTCATTTTTGATATTTTCATTTTACTGAATTTTAGATTTCTACAAAAGTATAAAATTAATATTAAAAATAAGTTTTGCTTTTGAAAATGAAAACGTCTGTCATTCCGAGTGAAACGAGGAATCTAAATTAAGATGCCTCATTTTTCAGGCATGACAGCTAACAAAACAGGTTTTTCCTGCATAACAGATTATTAAAAATCGATTTCAAGTAAAACCGGACAATGGTCGGAATGTTTTGCATCGGGTAAAATTACCGAACGCTTTAATTTATTTTCCAGCGGTTTGCTTACCATATTGTAATCGATACGCCAGCCAAGATTTTTGGCGCGTGCATTTGCCCTGAAACTCCACCATGTATATTGTTTTGGTTCGCTGTTGAAATAACGGAACGAGTCAATGAAACCACTGTCGATAAAGCGCGACAGCCATTCGCGTTCTTCAGGTAAGAATCCTGATGATGTTGCATTCCGAATCGGGTCGTGGATATCAATGGGTTTATGACAAATATTATAATCGCCACAAAGAATTAAATTGGGACGGATTTTTTTTAATTCATTTATGTAATTCAAAAAATCTTCAAGCCAGATCATTTTAAAATCCTGGCGTTCATCGCCACTTGAACCCGAAGGATGATAAACACTAACAACAGAAATATCGCCATAATCAACACGAAGGAAACGCCCTTCGTTATCATATTTTTCAATTCCCATTCCGTAAAAAACATGATCGGGTTTTTTCTTTGTAAGAATACCAACACCGCTGTAACCCTTTTTCTGTGCCGAATGCCAGAAGCTTTGATAACCGGCTTCTTCAAATTCAAAAATAGGAATTTGATCGGGCTGTGCTTTGGTTTCCTGGAAACAAACAATATCGGGATTTACAGTTTTAAGCCAGCTTATCAAACCCTTGCCAATTGCAGCACGCAAACCATTTACATTGTAGGTGATTATTTTCATTAATAAGTATTTTTTTAGTTATATGTTGATGGTTTGTTGCAGCTGGCTTAGTTGGTAGTCAAAAGATTTATATTTTAGTTTTACTGTTAATAATTAACACTATTCTTTTATGAGTTTAACGGATTAAGTACTTGTGCAATTAAAAAGCACAAACACACTATTGGCGGTATGTGATTTTTTATCACATTTTTAGCCGAATAATTTCTTGTGTTATTTCTTCTAAAACTTCTTTATTCTGAATTTCCTTCTTGTTTCCAATTTTTGATGAAAAAACAACAAAAACTTTTCCTCCATACTTTTCTTCAAAAGCATCAAAATTTGCTTGCATTCTTTCGGTTAATTTGTAATTGCCAAAATTTGAATTTCCTGTTATTGGCTTAATTTGAATTCCAAAAGCTTTTGTGCCAACTTTACCTAAATAATCTACATCTCCTGAATGGTCTAAGTCACAATCTGATTCTTCAAATTTTATTTCAGGAAATTTATTAGCGAGAAAATCATTAATGACAGACTTTTCAGTTAAAAATCCATCATAGGTTCTTGGAATTGTAACTTCATAAACATAATCATAGCAGTCTTGCTTTGTAATCTGTTTGAATGCTTCTGTCCATTCCGGTATTACAACTTCAGTAATTTTCTCATAAAGGCGTTCTCCCAATTCGGTTAAAATTTCTTTGGTAATTTTAATTGGAACTTTAGTTTTTGTATATGCGTTTTCAAAATAGTACTCATGCCATTCTTTAAAAGTTTTTGGTTGGCACTCACGAATAAGAGCCATTACGGCACCAACTTTACTTGGTCTTGTAAGTTGATATGCGTTACTTGTGTAATTTAATACTTTCTCCTTTTTACCGAAAGGTTTTGCATATTTATAAATTGGTTGTTCTTCTTCTAATTCTTCCATAATAATAGTTACTAATAAGGTAAAATATTTCTATTGGTTTGATTTGCAGGAACAGAAACATTCCAATTATAAATGAGGTTAGTTCTTCTCCCATTGATTTCTCTTGCTCTGTTCTCAAGTGAGTCAAGATAATCATGCAATTCTTGGATATTGTTTCTGTGTATTTTGTAGAAACCTCTTGGTTTTTTTAAAGTGCTGGCAATTAAATCATGATCATGTTGAATACACTCTCTAATTAGATTTCTGGTTTTGACTTGATTTCCACCAGTAGGGTATCCCATGTGTGCCGCGATTGTTGGAGCGTTAAATGCGTTATTTATTCCGAAATTTAAAAATTGTAGCAATCGATTTCTTTCTGCTTGTGTAAAATTAATAGGCATGTGCTGCTTGAAATAAAATTTGAAATTTTTCTTTGTGTTTATATTTTATATTACTATCTACTTGTGCTAATCCATTTTTAATTAAATGTGCATTAATAAATGTTTTGTTTTCAAGATAGAGATAGCAAAGCAAATTGTTTTCGCTGTCGTGTTTTACATTATCGTATTTCAGAAACACTCTTTTCCCTTTTGTTTTTTCAATAAGGAATAAGACAGCCTTCCCGTTAACCAAGGGGTCTTCTTTTATACCAAGTAATTTTATTGTTAGATCATTGCTTAAACGAATT encodes:
- a CDS encoding polysaccharide deacetylase family protein; this encodes MFLVSTPWLVRKCLNKDLCWGVDTKQNEIYLTFDDGPNPQTTNFILESLDKYNAKATFFCLGKNIELHPVLYDSIIKNGNTVGNHTYSHLNGWKTHSQNYISDIEKADAIIKSPLFRPPYGRIKPSQIYRLKKKYKIIMWSVLSGDFDYNLSSEKCFQNSVRFIKPGSIVVFHDSIKASEKVKFVLPEFLKIMSDTGFSFETL
- a CDS encoding DUF2723 domain-containing protein — encoded protein: MKNYKLLNNTLGWVVFIVASVVYIMTSEPTASFWDCGEYISTAFKLEVGHPPGAPTFQLFGRFFSLFAFNDLTQVARMVNIMSALVSAFSILFLFWSITHIAKKIATIDGELTDGKMWAVLGSGLVGSLAYTFTDSFWFSAVEGEVYATSSFFTAIVFWCILKWEENANDRYSMKWIILIAYLVGLSIGVHLLNLLAIPAITYVIYFKKYKPSVKGFVFATGIGLLMLVMVMYVIIPHVVDLFAKTELLFVNTLGLPFNFGSLLFGLLIIALLATGILYTTKQNPKIKTYILILGSILALLVFAASSSFLSFLGRLIILGGIVAFFYYVRNNKPLINTIVLSVIFLLIGYSTFFILVIRSNAKTPLNENAPKNAIALLSYLNREQYGDWPLFYGQYYNAPLNNKEPYTDGNPVYSRDDAKGKYVISDDKKSSIPNYDDKFCTIFPRMWKEEKEDEYKEWAKVKGKTVSYTNNYGETESAKVPTFGENIYYFMRYQMGYMYWRYFMWNFAGRQNDLQGSGDPIDGNWISGINSIDKSRIGPVELLPENLENKGNARLYFLPLILGLIGLFYVFSKNYKDGIVVLIFFLMTGLAIVIYLNQGPSEPRERDYAYAGSFYAFAIWIGLGVLAIYDTITKYIKPNKIIALAVTLICLFAVPYVMAKAEWKFHDRSKRYTCLDFAANYLNSCAPNAILFTNGDNDTFPLWYVQEVEGIRTDVRVVNLSLLNTDWYIDQIKRKAYDSDPAPISMTWDQYKQGTRDVVYFVRDTTICNPGKYYELKDLLDVVLSDDPNTKKTLQSGKSIAFFPTNKFKLTIDKDAVIKSGTVSKEQTDSIVDKIEWEVKGVGVQKNNLAVLDIIAHNNWKRPIYFSITTGNDAYINLEKYFQLEGLAYRLVPLKVKTANGQTGEINSTVMYNNIMNKFKWGNMNNPEVYLDETNLRMTMNFRNNFARLAEVLVNEGKKDSAIKVLDRCMEVMPETTVPYNYFILPVAEAYYKAGANEKANKIISRLTELYAQNLEYYSAFKSGLAKTVTGKLEQSLAVMNRISYVTKNHGQDSLSKKAKDYFDKYYASYTSSPANTKVPAK
- a CDS encoding exodeoxyribonuclease III, which gives rise to MKIITYNVNGLRAAIGKGLISWLKTVNPDIVCFQETKAQPDQIPIFEFEEAGYQSFWHSAQKKGYSGVGILTKKKPDHVFYGMGIEKYDNEGRFLRVDYGDISVVSVYHPSGSSGDERQDFKMIWLEDFLNYINELKKIRPNLILCGDYNICHKPIDIHDPIRNATSSGFLPEEREWLSRFIDSGFIDSFRYFNSEPKQYTWWSFRANARAKNLGWRIDYNMVSKPLENKLKRSVILPDAKHSDHCPVLLEIDF
- a CDS encoding MjaI family restriction endonuclease; its protein translation is MEELEEEQPIYKYAKPFGKKEKVLNYTSNAYQLTRPSKVGAVMALIRECQPKTFKEWHEYYFENAYTKTKVPIKITKEILTELGERLYEKITEVVIPEWTEAFKQITKQDCYDYVYEVTIPRTYDGFLTEKSVINDFLANKFPEIKFEESDCDLDHSGDVDYLGKVGTKAFGIQIKPITGNSNFGNYKLTERMQANFDAFEEKYGGKVFVVFSSKIGNKKEIQNKEVLEEITQEIIRLKM
- a CDS encoding OmpA family protein; translation: MKISKMKPVLYVAVCSAFLFSCVPARQLEEMKKKKEACEKENTNYKTENEALTTKTTELGAAVEILKKRISGLELDSTVRGTSLKTMTTNYDQLNKTYQELMANLKELNEGKTTETQKILKELQSAKDSLISKEDALKKLAASLEAKEKNLNTLSKELETSKTDLEKSQSELDAKSAKLAELQSILNKKDSTVKALKNKVLDALTGYEGKGLTITQKNGKVYVSLEESLLFASGSFTVDAKGVDAIKKLSKVLETNTDINVLIEGHTDNVPYNGTGALKDNWDLSVMRATAIVKIITANSSVEPKRLTAAGRSQYDPITPNSTKEEKAKNRRIEIILTPKLDELFQIIESN
- a CDS encoding serine hydrolase, producing the protein MKTLKIISAIILIIAISSCKKENIVSSTDCDCNYADSSSSHPKNATFRAVIDKYVQMGLPGISVLVEDSNGVWVGAGGYADIENNIKFTPCHISKAASITKFLVATLFFKLQEEGKINIDDPVSNYIDASILKKIKNADGITIRQLMNHTTGIFDVITSSDFYLAVLNNPNKDWTQEELLKYVYGVNPYELNNPYPAHYSSTNTLLLSMCIENATGEKHDKLLREKVLEPLGMTSTYYQGREEIPSTAAQGYFDLHNNGKINNVSNLITGSGNGYGGIFSNVFDLHKFIKAVLIDKTILSQASLDQMLNFTQEDTDFYTGYGIIKKFTLKQNYGIGHTGRDLGYNADLFYFPERNITMVFFVNYGTNGESALKQVFFDFESELVDKILE